A section of the Chryseobacterium ginsenosidimutans genome encodes:
- the rsmI gene encoding 16S rRNA (cytidine(1402)-2'-O)-methyltransferase has protein sequence MSGILYFVPTPVGNLEDMTFRAVKILKEVDYILCEDTRTSGILLKHYEISKPLKSYHLHNEHQATEKVIADLKSGQNIAIITDAGTPGISDPGYLLGKAGADHNIEMICLPGATAFVPALVVSGLPNNEFLFAGFLPQKKGRQTKLKQLAEEKKTVVIYESPHKINTTLEQIKEFFGEETKVSLSREISKKFEETKRGTINELIEFSKSKTLKGEIVLIVNNSI, from the coding sequence TTGAGCGGAATCCTATATTTTGTTCCCACACCAGTCGGGAACTTGGAAGATATGACTTTCAGAGCGGTAAAAATACTGAAGGAGGTTGATTATATTTTATGTGAAGACACAAGAACTTCCGGAATTCTTTTGAAGCATTACGAGATTTCTAAGCCTTTAAAATCTTATCATCTGCATAACGAACATCAGGCAACAGAGAAAGTAATTGCAGATCTTAAAAGCGGGCAGAATATTGCGATCATAACTGATGCAGGAACGCCAGGAATTTCAGATCCGGGTTATTTACTTGGGAAAGCAGGGGCAGATCACAATATTGAAATGATTTGTTTACCCGGAGCAACAGCTTTTGTTCCGGCTCTGGTGGTTTCAGGACTGCCAAATAATGAATTTCTTTTTGCAGGATTTCTGCCTCAGAAAAAAGGAAGACAGACGAAACTTAAACAGCTTGCAGAAGAAAAGAAGACTGTTGTTATCTATGAAAGCCCACATAAAATCAATACCACTTTAGAGCAGATCAAAGAATTCTTTGGTGAAGAGACTAAAGTAAGTCTGAGTAGAGAGATTTCCAAAAAATTTGAGGAAACTAAACGGGGGACTATCAATGAACTAATTGAATTCTCAAAAAGTAAAACTTTAAAAGGTGAGATCGTACTCATTGTAAATAATTCTATTTAA
- a CDS encoding WG repeat-containing protein, whose product MKKLIFVLFSSVCFGQTDQYKQILLTKKLGREVHSYSKGYGMITDARTGKTGIVDSLGNITFDYPFKSEISHLWKDRFILKVKSGNLNGKTAVIDGKGKELIPLDAFKFRTWENKDRLIYSKQGKDCVYDFNGKQIIPFSEKIVFASESRFFVKNQGIWLIYDFNGKQISDREFTEDLRFYKNRAYLTKGEKSGEIIDNNGKTLSTISNHNIDNINAFPYLVTLDTSKNKYGIVDEKENVISDEIYEQAFVGREYIYLTKEDKVSIFSKKEGKLYDLDYQYVNPLFNGLFKTSQDQKNPKTAVVRLNGEIVFPKEYDRVEGLNIAGEKYLYLRKDDEEKLLDKNLKSVLNDDYEIKKIFPNTLIVSKEDIHYKFSPKDGKYRELKGFKEIKPSEMYPMLVGKNIDNFYGILDEEGNEVVPFIYDDITTFLGFNEFVVKKDNKFGVTNHKNEPLTEIIFDKFIPDKKGIRLTKGKDTEFIYFTEQKDRSFID is encoded by the coding sequence TTGAAAAAATTAATTTTCGTGCTGTTTTCGTCGGTTTGCTTCGGACAGACGGATCAGTACAAACAGATACTTTTAACTAAAAAACTGGGCCGAGAGGTGCATTCCTATTCCAAAGGTTACGGAATGATTACCGACGCTAGAACCGGAAAAACCGGAATTGTAGATTCTTTAGGCAATATTACTTTCGATTATCCCTTTAAAAGTGAAATTTCGCATCTATGGAAAGATCGTTTTATTTTAAAAGTTAAATCGGGAAATTTAAACGGAAAAACGGCTGTAATTGACGGAAAAGGAAAAGAGTTGATTCCTTTGGATGCTTTTAAATTCAGAACATGGGAGAATAAAGACAGACTGATTTATTCAAAACAGGGGAAAGACTGCGTTTATGATTTTAATGGCAAACAAATTATTCCCTTTTCAGAAAAAATTGTATTTGCAAGCGAAAGTCGGTTTTTTGTTAAAAATCAAGGCATTTGGCTGATTTATGATTTTAACGGGAAACAGATTTCTGATAGAGAGTTTACAGAAGATTTACGTTTTTACAAAAACAGGGCTTATCTTACAAAAGGCGAAAAATCTGGTGAAATTATAGATAATAACGGAAAAACCTTAAGTACAATTTCCAATCATAATATCGACAATATCAATGCTTTTCCTTATTTGGTGACACTTGATACATCCAAAAATAAATATGGAATTGTAGATGAGAAAGAAAATGTAATTTCAGACGAAATTTACGAACAGGCATTTGTAGGCAGAGAATATATTTATCTCACAAAAGAAGACAAAGTAAGCATATTTTCAAAGAAAGAAGGCAAGCTGTATGATCTTGATTACCAATATGTAAACCCGTTATTTAATGGATTGTTTAAAACTTCTCAGGATCAGAAAAATCCTAAAACTGCCGTTGTTCGATTAAATGGAGAAATTGTTTTTCCAAAAGAATATGACAGAGTAGAAGGTTTGAACATTGCCGGTGAAAAATATCTTTATCTGAGAAAAGATGATGAGGAAAAGCTTTTAGATAAAAATTTAAAAAGTGTTTTAAATGACGATTACGAAATTAAGAAAATATTTCCTAATACATTGATTGTAAGCAAAGAAGATATTCATTATAAATTTTCTCCAAAAGACGGAAAATATAGAGAACTGAAAGGTTTCAAAGAAATAAAGCCTTCTGAAATGTATCCTATGTTAGTAGGAAAAAATATAGATAATTTCTACGGAATTTTGGATGAGGAAGGAAATGAAGTGGTTCCGTTTATTTATGATGATATTACAACTTTTCTCGGTTTCAATGAATTTGTAGTGAAAAAAGACAACAAATTCGGGGTTACCAATCATAAAAACGAACCTCTTACAGAAATTATTTTTGATAAGTTTATTCCTGATAAAAAGGGAATCAGGCTTACCAAAGGAAAAGATACCGAATTCATATATTTTACTGAACAAAAAGACAGAAGTTTTATAGATTAA
- the fabG gene encoding 3-oxoacyl-[acyl-carrier-protein] reductase — MKLLEGKVALITGATRGIGKSVAEMYAQQGAKVAFTYAGSVDKAKELEATLSSVTQIKGYQSDASDFDAAQTLVDEVMAEFGQIDILINNAGITRDNLLLRMSKDDWDKVIKVNLDSVFNLTKAVIKPMMKAKSGSIINMTSVVGISGNAGQANYAASKAGVIGFTKSVALELGSRNIRCNAIAPGFIETEMTAALDEKATQKWNEAIPMKKLGKTTDVANACIFLGSDMASYITGQTLNVDGGLLT, encoded by the coding sequence ATGAAACTATTAGAAGGAAAAGTAGCATTAATCACGGGAGCTACAAGAGGAATTGGTAAAAGTGTTGCTGAAATGTACGCTCAGCAGGGAGCAAAAGTAGCTTTTACTTACGCCGGATCTGTAGACAAAGCGAAAGAATTAGAAGCGACTTTAAGTTCTGTAACTCAAATTAAAGGTTACCAATCTGATGCATCAGATTTCGATGCAGCTCAAACATTAGTAGATGAAGTAATGGCTGAATTCGGTCAGATCGATATCTTGATCAATAATGCAGGAATTACAAGAGATAATTTATTATTGAGAATGTCAAAAGACGATTGGGATAAAGTAATAAAAGTAAATCTTGATTCTGTTTTCAACCTTACAAAGGCGGTTATTAAGCCGATGATGAAAGCAAAATCAGGGTCTATCATCAATATGACTTCAGTAGTAGGAATCAGCGGAAATGCAGGTCAGGCAAATTATGCAGCTTCAAAGGCCGGTGTAATTGGCTTTACTAAATCTGTTGCATTGGAATTAGGATCCAGAAATATCCGTTGTAATGCAATTGCTCCAGGATTTATCGAAACTGAAATGACGGCAGCTTTAGACGAAAAAGCGACTCAGAAATGGAATGAGGCCATCCCAATGAAAAAATTAGGAAAAACTACAGACGTAGCCAATGCTTGTATATTTCTAGGAAGCGATATGGCAAGTTATATTACAGGACAGACATTGAATGTCGACGGTGGTTTATTGACATAA
- a CDS encoding DUF6056 family protein: MKLAQNIILFLSVLLFFGLIYISFFNVYQTDDYIYSYSTKKLGILENIQDFYMNWGGRYFGYTVNMFTPLSRDPENYLPKIYPVILFFAFIGVSALNFKKYFKYSLRESIVKGLLLFFFYTILLVNISEHCYWFTGSNVYFLPIILSGFLLFFYGKFQESGKKIWFYLSVLLIAILMGSNEVLALILLGILVYFNIQNKSKEARILLAVGCVGILVTFLAPGNFKRLLDLDEPFYRTWLRRIAYSVANTGYISIKVLLILPLFIKVFEKELNEIKNKINIKKALIIWSISFLPLVFLGYIMNIIGRQFEHIIFFYLLSFSVVTMFKFEKIKKIWWISCLIIFLPETNFFPQNYANFNLDFNVNNLADEVLNTDLKMYDQEIENRVYTLKNSPQDSLILDKIKMVPKVLYFGEMSSVDEPRGYVNMQQEKYFDKKYIRTK, translated from the coding sequence ATGAAATTAGCACAGAATATTATTTTATTCTTGTCGGTTTTATTATTCTTCGGTCTGATTTACATTTCTTTTTTTAATGTATATCAGACCGATGATTATATATATTCTTACAGTACAAAAAAACTGGGAATACTAGAAAATATTCAGGATTTTTATATGAATTGGGGCGGTCGGTATTTCGGATATACCGTTAATATGTTTACTCCTCTTTCAAGAGATCCAGAGAATTATTTGCCTAAAATTTATCCGGTAATTCTATTTTTCGCTTTTATCGGTGTTTCAGCTTTAAATTTTAAAAAGTATTTTAAATATTCCCTTCGTGAATCAATTGTGAAAGGGTTATTGTTGTTTTTCTTTTACACCATTCTTTTGGTTAATATTTCTGAACATTGTTATTGGTTTACAGGTTCAAATGTATATTTTCTGCCGATTATTTTATCTGGATTTTTGCTTTTCTTTTATGGTAAATTTCAGGAATCGGGCAAAAAGATATGGTTTTATCTTAGTGTATTATTGATTGCCATTTTAATGGGTTCTAATGAAGTCTTGGCATTAATTCTTCTGGGAATATTGGTTTATTTTAATATCCAAAACAAGTCGAAAGAAGCAAGAATTTTATTGGCTGTTGGTTGTGTAGGAATTTTAGTCACTTTTCTAGCTCCCGGAAACTTTAAAAGATTGCTTGATCTGGATGAACCTTTTTACAGAACTTGGCTCAGAAGAATAGCTTATTCTGTGGCAAATACAGGCTATATTTCAATTAAAGTACTCTTAATTCTTCCCCTTTTTATTAAAGTTTTTGAAAAAGAATTAAACGAAATCAAGAATAAGATAAACATAAAAAAAGCGTTGATTATCTGGTCAATTTCTTTTCTGCCATTGGTCTTTTTAGGATATATCATGAATATAATAGGGAGACAATTTGAGCACATTATTTTCTTTTATCTTCTAAGCTTTTCGGTTGTGACGATGTTTAAGTTTGAGAAGATCAAAAAAATATGGTGGATCAGCTGCCTTATCATTTTCTTACCTGAAACCAACTTTTTTCCTCAAAATTACGCGAATTTTAACCTCGATTTTAATGTAAATAATCTGGCTGATGAAGTCTTAAATACAGATTTAAAAATGTATGATCAGGAGATTGAAAACAGAGTATATACATTGAAAAATTCGCCGCAGGATTCTCTGATTCTGGATAAGATAAAAATGGTTCCCAAAGTTTTATATTTCGGAGAAATGTCTTCTGTCGATGAACCTCGCGGTTATGTAAATATGCAGCAAGAAAAATATTTTGACAAGAAATATATAAGAACAAAATAA
- a CDS encoding GMP reductase, with the protein MRIENEIKLGFKDVMFRPKRSTLKSRSEVDLEREFTFRHTKKKWIGTPVIAANMDTVGTFEMAVELAKDKIITAIHKHYSVEEWSEFLNNQPESIHQYIALSTGTGKADEEKLRQILGKHPKIEFLCIDVANGYSEHFVDFVKEARANFPDKIIIAGNVVTGEMVEELLLVGADIIKVGIGPGSVCTTRVKTGVGYPQLSAIIECSDAAHGLGGHIIADGGCKVPGDVAKAFGGGADFVMLGGMFAGHDESGGEIIEENGKKYRLFYGMSSKTAMDKHSGGVAEYRASEGKTVKVAYKGPVSETVKDILGGVRSTCTYVGASKLKELSKRTTFIRVQEQENQIFKD; encoded by the coding sequence ATGAGAATAGAAAATGAAATAAAGCTGGGTTTTAAAGATGTTATGTTTCGCCCGAAACGTTCTACATTAAAATCCAGGTCAGAAGTAGATTTAGAAAGAGAATTCACATTCAGACATACCAAAAAGAAATGGATCGGAACGCCAGTCATTGCTGCGAATATGGATACGGTGGGAACCTTTGAAATGGCTGTAGAGCTGGCAAAAGATAAAATTATTACTGCAATCCATAAACATTATTCTGTTGAAGAATGGAGTGAATTTTTAAACAATCAGCCGGAAAGCATTCATCAATATATCGCTTTAAGTACAGGAACCGGAAAAGCTGATGAAGAAAAGCTCAGACAAATCCTCGGAAAACATCCAAAAATAGAATTTCTCTGCATAGATGTAGCCAATGGTTATTCGGAGCATTTCGTAGACTTTGTGAAGGAAGCAAGAGCTAATTTTCCTGATAAAATTATTATTGCAGGAAATGTGGTAACAGGAGAAATGGTTGAAGAGCTGCTTTTAGTGGGAGCAGATATCATAAAAGTAGGAATCGGCCCCGGTTCGGTCTGTACAACCCGCGTAAAAACCGGAGTTGGCTATCCTCAACTTTCGGCAATTATTGAGTGTTCGGATGCTGCTCATGGTTTAGGAGGTCATATTATCGCTGATGGAGGCTGTAAAGTGCCTGGAGATGTGGCAAAAGCTTTTGGTGGCGGAGCAGATTTTGTGATGTTGGGCGGAATGTTTGCCGGTCACGATGAAAGCGGAGGTGAAATAATTGAAGAAAATGGCAAAAAATACAGATTATTCTACGGTATGAGCTCAAAAACTGCAATGGATAAACATTCCGGAGGTGTTGCAGAATACAGAGCTTCAGAAGGCAAAACAGTAAAGGTTGCTTATAAAGGACCTGTTTCGGAAACGGTAAAAGATATTTTGGGAGGCGTCCGTTCAACCTGCACTTATGTTGGAGCTTCCAAATTGAAAGAACTTTCTAAAAGAACTACATTTATAAGAGTTCAGGAGCAAGAAAATCAAATTTTTAAGGATTAA
- a CDS encoding prolipoprotein diacylglyceryl transferase: MDFPFTFHIFGKTILAHPLFEALGMFIGMRYYFYLKRKSKEKTSFNTSAAVLIGATAGALIGSKLIGNLENPYKLFEHFDVKTIWTNNTIVGGLAFGLIGVEVAKKIVKHRESTGDLIVFPLILAMIIGRIGCFLTGIYEETYGLPTQSVFGMHLGDQYIRHPVALYEIAFLLVLWIVLRLIRKKTKSNPGYIFQVFMLSYFTFRFLLDFIKPRLELIGNLGTIQIVCICVIIYYIYKIKKHSNAKFNQETV, from the coding sequence ATGGATTTTCCTTTCACTTTTCACATTTTCGGTAAAACAATTCTTGCACATCCGCTTTTTGAAGCTTTGGGGATGTTTATTGGGATGCGATATTATTTTTATTTAAAAAGAAAATCTAAAGAAAAAACCTCATTCAATACTTCTGCAGCAGTTTTGATTGGAGCGACAGCAGGAGCTTTAATCGGATCTAAATTAATAGGTAATCTCGAAAATCCGTATAAGCTTTTTGAACACTTTGATGTAAAAACAATCTGGACAAATAATACAATTGTTGGCGGATTGGCTTTTGGACTGATCGGGGTAGAAGTGGCAAAAAAAATTGTAAAACACAGAGAAAGTACTGGCGATTTGATTGTTTTTCCGTTGATACTGGCAATGATTATCGGTAGGATAGGCTGTTTTTTGACAGGAATTTATGAAGAAACATACGGTTTGCCAACCCAATCAGTTTTCGGAATGCATTTGGGTGATCAATATATAAGACATCCCGTTGCATTGTATGAAATTGCTTTTTTACTCGTTCTCTGGATCGTTTTAAGATTGATTCGGAAGAAAACAAAAAGTAATCCAGGATATATTTTTCAGGTATTTATGTTGAGTTATTTCACATTTAGATTTTTACTTGATTTTATTAAGCCGAGATTAGAGTTAATTGGAAATCTGGGAACGATTCAAATAGTATGTATTTGTGTAATTATTTATTACATTTATAAAATAAAAAAACACTCAAACGCAAAGTTTAACCAAGAAACAGTTTAA
- a CDS encoding radical SAM protein, with translation MPVRDYTYYDYTISLCPECLKRVGAKIIIEDEAVFMTKRCPDHGFFKTKIASDIHYYKNIRNYNKASEMPVHFGTDVEYGCPYDCGLCVDHEQHSCLSIVEVTDRCNLTCPTCYAMSSPHYGSHRTLEEIEAMFDIIVKNEGEPDVVQISGGEPTIHPEFFKIMDIAKTKPIKHLMLNTNGVRIANDPGFAEKLATYAPEFEVYLQFDSFKPEVLQDFRGKDLTDVRMKALEKLNALNLSTTLVIVLQKDKNIDEIGKIIDFALKQKCVRGITFQPVEIAGRNRDDSAHEKITLTEVRQEILNQFPLLNSDDIIPVPCNPDALAMGYILKLEGEIIPLTRYINPADLLNNETRNTIVYEQDTGLQMQLLDIFSTGISVDKVQPKVNQLLCCLPEVSAPNLDYDNLFRIIIMNFMDAHDFDVRAVKKSCVHIVNKDLKMIPFETMNLFYRDDKIKYLEELRKDDKVLF, from the coding sequence ATGCCAGTTAGAGATTATACTTATTACGATTATACGATCAGTCTTTGCCCGGAATGCCTGAAAAGAGTAGGAGCCAAGATTATTATTGAAGATGAAGCGGTTTTTATGACTAAAAGATGTCCGGATCATGGATTCTTTAAGACTAAAATTGCTTCAGATATTCATTATTACAAAAATATCAGAAATTATAATAAAGCTTCGGAAATGCCGGTTCATTTTGGAACAGATGTAGAATATGGCTGTCCTTATGATTGTGGTTTATGTGTTGATCATGAACAACATAGCTGTCTTTCTATCGTGGAAGTGACGGACCGCTGTAACCTGACTTGCCCAACGTGTTATGCGATGTCTTCACCGCATTATGGAAGTCATCGGACGTTGGAAGAAATTGAAGCCATGTTCGATATTATTGTAAAAAATGAAGGTGAGCCAGACGTTGTTCAAATAAGTGGAGGCGAACCGACCATACATCCGGAATTTTTCAAAATTATGGATATTGCGAAGACAAAACCGATCAAACATTTAATGTTGAATACGAATGGTGTCAGGATTGCTAATGATCCCGGTTTTGCAGAAAAACTCGCAACTTATGCACCTGAATTTGAAGTTTATCTCCAGTTTGATTCTTTTAAACCTGAAGTTTTGCAGGATTTCCGTGGAAAAGATCTTACCGATGTCCGAATGAAGGCTTTGGAAAAATTAAATGCCTTAAATCTTTCTACAACACTCGTTATTGTTCTTCAAAAAGATAAAAATATTGATGAAATAGGAAAAATCATTGATTTTGCTTTAAAACAAAAATGTGTCCGCGGAATTACATTCCAGCCTGTGGAAATTGCAGGCAGAAACCGTGATGATTCTGCGCATGAAAAAATTACTTTAACTGAAGTAAGGCAGGAAATTTTAAACCAGTTTCCACTGCTGAATTCGGATGATATTATTCCGGTTCCTTGTAATCCTGATGCATTGGCGATGGGATATATTTTGAAGCTTGAGGGTGAAATTATTCCTTTAACAAGATATATCAATCCCGCTGATTTACTGAATAATGAAACTCGGAATACAATTGTCTATGAACAGGATACAGGACTTCAAATGCAGCTTTTAGATATTTTCAGCACAGGTATTTCGGTAGATAAAGTACAGCCTAAAGTAAATCAGTTATTATGTTGTCTTCCAGAAGTTTCAGCTCCAAACTTGGATTATGATAATCTTTTCAGAATTATTATCATGAATTTTATGGATGCACACGACTTTGATGTTCGGGCGGTAAAGAAATCTTGCGTTCACATTGTTAATAAAGATTTAAAAATGATCCCGTTTGAGACGATGAATTTATTTTATCGGGATGATAAGATAAAATATTTGGAGGAATTGAGGAAGGATGATAAAGTCTTGTTTTAA
- the surE gene encoding 5'/3'-nucleotidase SurE has translation MERPLILVTNDDGITAPGIRNLVSFMNEIGEVVVVAPNSPQSGKGHAITINSTLSYEEVHLEGPQTDFSCSGTPVDCVKMALDKILPRRPDIVVSGINHGANSSINVIYSGTMSAAVEAGVENLPAIGFSLQDFSWEADFTQAKEYIQNIVRRTLENPMPKGIVLNVNIPKLSKEEIKGIKVCKQAKAKWEESFDERVNPHGKKYYWLTGYFNNMDDSEDADETALANGYISIVPVKFDLTAYEYMNTLQEVMNFD, from the coding sequence ATGGAAAGACCACTTATTCTGGTTACTAATGACGACGGAATTACAGCACCTGGTATCAGAAATCTTGTAAGTTTTATGAACGAAATCGGAGAAGTAGTTGTTGTTGCACCAAACTCTCCACAAAGCGGTAAAGGCCATGCTATTACCATTAATTCTACCCTAAGTTATGAAGAGGTACATCTTGAAGGCCCGCAAACGGATTTTTCATGTAGCGGAACTCCTGTTGACTGTGTAAAAATGGCTCTTGATAAGATCTTGCCAAGAAGACCTGATATTGTAGTTTCAGGGATTAATCATGGTGCAAACTCTTCAATTAATGTCATCTATTCCGGAACGATGTCTGCGGCTGTTGAAGCAGGTGTAGAAAACCTTCCGGCGATCGGATTCTCACTGCAGGATTTCAGTTGGGAGGCAGATTTTACTCAGGCAAAAGAATATATTCAGAATATTGTAAGAAGAACGTTAGAAAATCCAATGCCAAAGGGAATTGTTTTAAATGTAAACATTCCGAAGCTTTCGAAAGAAGAGATAAAAGGTATAAAAGTCTGCAAACAGGCTAAAGCAAAATGGGAAGAAAGTTTTGATGAAAGAGTAAATCCCCATGGTAAAAAATACTATTGGTTAACAGGATATTTCAATAATATGGATGATTCCGAAGATGCTGATGAAACGGCGTTGGCAAACGGATATATTTCAATTGTGCCTGTAAAGTTTGACCTTACAGCTTACGAATACATGAATACTTTGCAGGAAGTAATGAATTTTGATTAA
- a CDS encoding carboxy terminal-processing peptidase has translation MDWFTVYMNAYTEVFDPHTNYYSPKDKEDFDTNFTGKVIGIGAIIQEKKGNLYLGALTIGAPAWKSKQLSEGDKILKVKSKPKEDAVNVVGMLSDEAVRLIRGEKGTPVTLTVQKKDGTTKDVTMIREEVAIEDTFARSIVVNSNGKKYGFINLPSFNADFENPNGRNASDDIKNEIIKLRGQGIEGIVLDLRNNGGGSLTEVGDIMGLFMNAGPYVQVKDGNGKIQTLKNKQEAPIWTGPLVIMQNELSASASEILAGAMQDAGRAMIIGSPQSFGKGTVQTFVDLNRFLNTEDDFGSLKLTIQKFYRITGESTQRKGIVSDIQMKDFFTYAEVGERYDDYALAWDKIPATSFQKLNYFNVQALEKASNDRMAKNAKYQLLLESAQWREQLDKEETITLNINKFNDLMKQRKSQIEKFKSLTKFENGLQFSMYQNEIDREKKDEAFKKKSEIWVKNLKKDLYLQEAMNIMADMSVKS, from the coding sequence ATGGATTGGTTTACTGTGTATATGAATGCTTATACTGAAGTTTTCGATCCGCATACGAATTATTATTCCCCAAAAGATAAAGAAGATTTTGATACTAATTTCACAGGAAAAGTAATCGGAATCGGAGCAATTATTCAGGAGAAAAAAGGAAATCTCTATTTGGGTGCGCTTACAATCGGTGCTCCTGCCTGGAAATCAAAACAGCTTTCAGAAGGTGATAAAATTTTAAAAGTAAAATCTAAACCTAAGGAAGATGCTGTAAACGTTGTGGGAATGCTTTCTGATGAAGCGGTACGTTTGATTAGAGGTGAAAAAGGAACTCCGGTAACATTGACGGTTCAGAAAAAAGACGGAACAACTAAGGATGTTACAATGATCCGTGAAGAAGTTGCTATTGAAGATACTTTCGCAAGAAGTATTGTAGTAAATTCAAACGGTAAAAAATATGGCTTCATCAATTTACCAAGCTTCAACGCAGATTTTGAAAATCCTAATGGAAGAAACGCTTCTGATGATATTAAAAACGAGATCATTAAACTGAGAGGTCAAGGAATTGAAGGAATTGTTTTAGATTTAAGAAATAACGGAGGTGGTTCATTAACGGAAGTTGGTGATATCATGGGACTTTTCATGAATGCCGGACCTTATGTTCAGGTAAAAGACGGAAACGGAAAGATTCAGACATTAAAAAACAAACAGGAAGCTCCAATTTGGACAGGTCCTCTTGTTATTATGCAAAACGAACTTTCGGCTTCGGCTTCTGAGATTTTGGCAGGTGCAATGCAGGATGCTGGAAGAGCGATGATTATCGGTTCGCCACAGTCTTTCGGAAAAGGAACGGTACAGACTTTTGTTGATTTGAACAGATTCTTAAATACAGAAGATGATTTCGGATCTTTGAAACTGACCATCCAGAAATTCTACAGAATTACAGGTGAATCTACTCAGAGAAAAGGAATTGTTTCTGATATTCAGATGAAAGATTTCTTCACGTATGCTGAAGTGGGAGAAAGATATGACGATTATGCTTTAGCTTGGGATAAAATTCCGGCTACAAGTTTCCAAAAACTGAATTATTTCAATGTTCAGGCTCTTGAAAAAGCAAGCAACGACAGAATGGCAAAAAATGCAAAATATCAGTTGTTGCTAGAATCTGCTCAATGGAGAGAACAATTGGATAAGGAAGAAACTATTACTCTGAATATCAATAAGTTTAATGATTTAATGAAACAGCGAAAATCGCAGATTGAAAAATTCAAATCATTAACGAAATTTGAAAATGGCCTTCAGTTCTCCATGTATCAAAACGAAATTGATAGAGAGAAAAAAGATGAAGCATTCAAGAAAAAATCTGAAATCTGGGTCAAAAATCTTAAGAAAGATCTTTATCTTCAGGAAGCGATGAACATCATGGCAGATATGAGTGTAAAATCTTAG
- a CDS encoding superoxide dismutase family protein, protein MKGKTLALLAGFSLFAVSCGTTNTYQVLSKSNTQTGGTAKFTQKGDEVIMKLDVTNLTPGIHAVHIHEKGDCSAADGTSTGGHWNPSKNDHGKWGAEHFHMGDIGNLVADQSGNATLTFKTNKWCLGCADESKNIIGKGMIVHAAADDFHTQPTGNAGGRVGCVEIK, encoded by the coding sequence ATGAAAGGTAAAACATTAGCATTATTAGCAGGATTCTCGCTATTTGCTGTTTCTTGCGGAACAACCAATACGTATCAAGTCCTATCTAAAAGCAACACACAAACAGGAGGAACGGCAAAATTTACTCAAAAAGGAGATGAAGTTATCATGAAATTGGATGTAACAAATCTTACTCCGGGAATTCACGCAGTACACATTCATGAAAAAGGTGACTGTTCTGCTGCGGACGGAACTTCTACCGGAGGACACTGGAATCCTTCTAAAAATGACCACGGAAAATGGGGCGCCGAACATTTCCACATGGGAGATATCGGAAATCTGGTAGCTGACCAAAGCGGAAATGCAACGTTGACATTTAAGACCAATAAATGGTGTCTTGGATGTGCAGATGAATCTAAAAATATCATCGGAAAAGGAATGATTGTACACGCTGCAGCGGATGACTTTCATACTCAGCCTACAGGAAATGCAGGAGGAAGAGTTGGATGTGTTGAGATTAAATAA